One window from the genome of Synechococcus sp. PROS-7-1 encodes:
- a CDS encoding anthranilate phosphoribosyltransferase family protein: MTSTALSGRERFKQHLRKVGSGEHTSKGMSREEAADALELMLHQDATPAQIGAFLIAHRIRRPEPQELTGMLDTYRKLGPVLRSAPGQRPPLCFGMPYDGRTRTAPIYPLTTLVLLACNQPVVLQGGERMPIKYGITAIELFRSLGLDLRGLPLETVQDGFHNQGFALIHQPDHFAIAESLISYRDELGKRPPVASLELLWTAHQGDHRLISGFVHPPTESRAWEALKLAGETDLFTVKGLEGGTDLPIGRACITARVLGDQTERLILHPRDHGCHATDVEWTDLTTWQAQAMDALQNRGPLRDSLRWNAGVYLWFAGLSDSLETALETAATVMDEGKALHQLDQLCSCLSIR, encoded by the coding sequence GTGACAAGCACTGCTCTTAGCGGTCGTGAACGGTTCAAACAGCACCTTCGCAAGGTTGGCAGCGGAGAACACACCAGCAAGGGCATGAGCCGCGAAGAAGCAGCGGATGCCCTTGAACTCATGCTTCACCAGGATGCAACTCCTGCCCAAATCGGTGCCTTTTTAATTGCACACCGGATCCGACGTCCCGAGCCCCAGGAACTCACGGGAATGCTCGACACCTACCGGAAACTTGGGCCGGTTCTTCGCAGTGCCCCCGGACAACGTCCGCCGCTGTGCTTCGGCATGCCCTACGACGGACGAACCCGAACAGCACCGATCTACCCCCTCACCACCCTGGTTCTGCTGGCCTGCAATCAGCCGGTGGTGCTGCAGGGTGGTGAGCGCATGCCGATCAAATACGGCATCACGGCCATTGAGCTGTTCCGCAGCCTTGGGCTCGATCTACGTGGACTGCCACTGGAAACCGTTCAAGACGGCTTTCACAACCAAGGATTTGCCCTGATCCATCAGCCTGATCATTTCGCCATCGCCGAGAGTCTGATCAGTTACAGGGATGAACTGGGCAAGCGCCCCCCTGTGGCAAGTCTGGAACTGCTCTGGACCGCCCATCAAGGGGACCATCGTCTGATCAGCGGATTCGTCCACCCCCCTACCGAAAGCCGAGCCTGGGAAGCACTGAAGCTCGCCGGTGAAACCGATCTCTTCACCGTGAAAGGATTGGAAGGTGGCACCGATCTACCGATTGGTCGAGCCTGCATCACCGCCCGCGTTCTCGGGGACCAAACAGAACGACTGATCCTGCATCCAAGGGATCACGGCTGTCATGCCACCGATGTGGAGTGGACTGACCTCACCACCTGGCAGGCCCAGGCCATGGACGCTTTGCAGAACCGCGGACCGCTGCGGGATTCCCTGCGCTGGAACGCCGGCGTTTATCTCTGGTTTGCGGGCCTCAGCGACAGCCTGGAAACGGCTTTAGAGACGGCCGCCACCGTGATGGACGAAGGCAAAGCCCTGCACCAGCTTGATCAGTTGTGCAGTTGCCTTTCCATCCGGTGA
- a CDS encoding cyanate hydratase, translating into MSALFRSFSSLLFSQQLDSSGASSLVLERLYYADGRQNPDHPLHGSFTGLSYFDSP; encoded by the coding sequence ATGAGCGCTCTTTTCCGTTCCTTCAGCTCCCTTTTGTTCAGCCAGCAACTTGATTCCAGTGGTGCTTCAAGCCTGGTGCTCGAACGGCTGTATTACGCCGATGGACGTCAAAATCCTGATCACCCACTCCACGGCAGCTTCACTGGCTTGTCCTATTTCGACTCTCCCTGA
- a CDS encoding GNAT family N-acetyltransferase, translating into MALRRIRSADALLLQEIFTDAIESQASGLYTPHQIRAWISLAWLPGVLDRVFREGDGWISGDGAAFAMRQPPDRLALLYCRGRASRQGHGTALVKRIECDARAEGLLHIHAEASLLSRPLLERCGWRYLRLETFTVAGVPFAHHRMERQLHN; encoded by the coding sequence ATGGCTTTGCGACGCATTCGGTCCGCCGATGCCCTTCTGCTTCAAGAGATCTTTACGGATGCCATTGAGAGTCAGGCCTCAGGCCTGTACACACCGCACCAGATCAGGGCTTGGATCTCTTTGGCCTGGCTCCCCGGAGTGCTGGATCGAGTGTTTCGAGAGGGTGACGGTTGGATCAGCGGCGATGGTGCTGCTTTTGCCATGCGTCAGCCGCCGGATCGGCTGGCGTTGTTGTATTGCCGTGGACGGGCGTCACGCCAAGGCCACGGCACGGCACTGGTGAAACGCATTGAGTGCGATGCTCGTGCCGAAGGGCTTTTGCACATTCACGCTGAGGCGAGTCTGCTAAGTCGCCCTCTGTTGGAGCGATGTGGCTGGCGGTATCTGAGGCTCGAGACTTTTACGGTCGCTGGCGTGCCATTCGCGCATCACCGGATGGAAAGGCAACTGCACAACTGA
- a CDS encoding MFS transporter produces the protein MQRPRIPTLLSAFLTLLNDRLSESIVFPLLPFLLASFNADGRTLGLLAGSYALAQFAATPLIGALSDRFGRRPVIATCVSGSVLGLGLFALTVSLDWPAGATLPLMLLFLARLIDGVSGGTAATASAVLADITPPEQRARAFGLIGVAFGLGFIVGPFLGGQLARINVTVPVWAATGFAVVNLLVVLGLLPETHPADARRAMPRKRELNPLAQVIKVTANPAVGRLCLSFFLFFLAFNGFTAILVLYFKQRFNWGPELASTAFLIVGIVATVVQGGLIGPLVKRLGEWRLTLIGLSLVITGCLLIPSTTVEQAQLGVFSAVAILATGTGLVTPSLRSLVSRRLNSEGQGAALGSLQALQSLGSFLGPPLAGLSYDLLGQTSPFLGSAGLLIAVTLLVGGTPRLRRSV, from the coding sequence TTGCAGCGTCCTCGGATCCCCACCCTGCTCAGTGCTTTCCTCACGCTCCTGAACGACAGGTTGAGCGAAAGCATCGTGTTTCCGCTGCTGCCCTTCCTGCTGGCGAGCTTCAATGCCGACGGACGCACCCTTGGACTTCTGGCAGGAAGTTATGCCCTTGCCCAGTTCGCCGCGACCCCGTTGATCGGAGCCCTCAGTGACCGCTTTGGCCGTCGGCCGGTGATCGCGACGTGCGTCAGTGGCTCCGTGCTGGGCCTGGGTCTGTTCGCCCTCACCGTGAGCCTCGACTGGCCAGCCGGTGCCACATTGCCCCTCATGCTGCTGTTTCTGGCGCGGTTGATCGATGGCGTGAGCGGTGGAACCGCCGCCACCGCCAGTGCGGTCTTAGCCGACATCACACCTCCCGAGCAGAGGGCTCGAGCCTTCGGCCTCATCGGTGTGGCCTTCGGACTCGGCTTCATTGTGGGGCCTTTCCTCGGAGGGCAGCTCGCACGCATCAACGTGACCGTGCCGGTGTGGGCCGCCACTGGATTCGCAGTGGTGAATCTCCTGGTGGTTCTAGGACTCCTTCCAGAAACGCATCCTGCCGATGCACGCAGAGCGATGCCGCGCAAACGGGAGCTCAATCCGTTGGCCCAAGTCATCAAAGTGACGGCCAATCCCGCCGTCGGACGGCTCTGTCTGAGTTTTTTCCTGTTTTTCCTGGCGTTCAACGGCTTCACGGCCATCCTTGTTCTCTATTTCAAACAGCGTTTCAACTGGGGTCCCGAACTGGCCAGCACGGCCTTTCTGATCGTGGGCATTGTGGCCACCGTGGTTCAGGGAGGATTGATCGGCCCGCTGGTGAAACGTCTTGGCGAGTGGCGTCTCACCCTGATCGGTCTCAGCCTGGTGATCACCGGTTGCCTGCTGATTCCATCAACAACCGTTGAACAAGCGCAACTAGGAGTTTTCAGTGCCGTGGCGATTTTGGCGACGGGCACCGGGTTGGTGACACCAAGCCTGCGCAGCCTGGTGTCCAGGCGTCTGAACTCAGAAGGTCAGGGGGCAGCCCTCGGCAGCCTGCAGGCCCTGCAGAGTCTCGGCAGTTTTCTCGGACCTCCCCTCGCGGGACTGAGCTATGACCTGCTGGGACAGACCAGTCCGTTCCTTGGCAGTGCAGGCTTGTTGATCGCCGTGACCCTGCTGGTGGGAGGAACGCCACGTCTCCGTCGAAGTGTCTGA